The Burkholderia latens genome segment GCGACGCGCGCCGGAGGCAACGCCGGCGCGCCGATACGCAACATCGTGAAACCGGCCTTGCCCTGCGGCGACACGGGAACATAATCTTTAACGATACCGGCGGACATGGCGACCGTTTCCGCCGGGTTCCCTGACGTCCTGCGATGAACATCAAAAGCCGTGCCCGCCCGCACACGGCCCGACCGACCCGCCAGCCCGATGCCGGCCCGCTGCGGTGGATCAACGGACTCGCCGCGGTGCGCACCTATCGCTTGGCGTGGCTGCCGCACGACTTGCTGGCCGGCGTCACGCTCAGCGCCGTGCTCGTGCCCGCGGGCATGGCGTACGCGAACGCAGCGGGACTGCCCGCCGCCAGTGGCCTCTATGCGTCGTTTGCCGCGATGCTTGCGTATGCGCTCTTCGGTCCGAGCCGTATCCTCGTGCTCGGCCCCGACTCCGCGCTCGTCGCGCTGATCGCCGCCAGCATCACGCCGCTCGCTCGCGGCGATGCCGCGCATGCGCTGGCCCTTGCCGGCGCACTAGCGGTACTCACGGGCTCCATCTGCATCGCGGTCGGCGCGCTCAGGCTCGGCTTCGTCACCGAGCTGCTGTCGCTGCCGATTCGGTACGGTTTTCTGAACGGCATCATGCTGACGATCAGCATCGGGCAGTTGCCCAAGCTTCTCGGGTACAAGGGTGGCGGCGAATCGTTCATCGAGCAGGTGCGCGCCGTGGTCGATGGCATCGCGGCATCGAACGTGAACGCAACGTCATTCGCACTCGGTGGCGCGTCGCTCGTGCTGATACTCGCATGCAAACGGCTCTGCCCCAGGGTGCCGGGCGTGCTGCTCGCCGTGGCGGGCGCGACGGCTGCGGTGATGTGGTTCGACCTGGCGACGCGCGCGGGTGTCGCGACCGTCGGCGCGGTCCCGCAAGGTCTGCCTGTGCCGCGGATACCGGACGTGAGCGTCGACGACTGGCTGCATCTCGCGGGAAGCGCGGCGGCGATCGCGCTCGTTTCGTTCACGGATATCAGCGTGCTGTCCCGTGCCTACGAATTGCGCAACGACGCAAGCGTGGACCGCAATCACGAATGCGTCGCGCTCGGGCTGGCGAACCTCGCAGCCGGTTTGGTGCAAGGGTTCGCCGTGAGCGCCAGCGGCTCCCGCACGCCCGTCGCGGAAGCAGCAGGCGCAAAGACGCAGGCGACGGGCGTGGTCGCCGCCGCCGTCGTTGCCGCGCTGCTGCTGTTCGCACCGCGTGCGCTGGCGCACACGCCGCAATCCGTGCTGGCCGCCGTCGTGATCGCCGCATGCGTGAACATGATCGAAGTGCGCGGCGTCGTGCGGCTTTACCGGCTGCGCAAAAGCGAGTTCGTGCAGGCCTTGGCGTGCTTCGTCGGCGTGGCGACCGTCGGGGTCGTGAACGGTATTGCCCTGGCATTACTGCTCACCGTGCTGTCGTTTCTATGGCGTGCATGGCGGCCGTACGCAGCCGTGCTCGGGCGCGTCGACGGCAGGAAGGGTTATCACGACGTGTCGCGTCATCCGGACGCGCGTCGCGTGCCCGGGCTCGTACTGCTGCGCTGGGATGCGCCGCTGTTTTTCGCGAACGGGGAAATTTTTCGGGAACGCGTGTTGCGTGCGGTCGACGCGTCGCCGGAGCCGGCACGCTGGATCGTCATCGCAGCGGAGCCCGTGACCGACATCGATCTGACGGCCGCCGACGTACTCGAACGGCTGCATCGCGAACTTGCCGCGCGGCAGGTGAAGCTCGTGTTCGCCGAGCTGAAAGGCCCGGTCAAGGACAGTCTGAAGCGTTACGGGATGTACAGCATGTTCGGCGACGACAACTTCTTTCCGACGATCGGCGAAGCGGTAGGCCGGTATGTGGAAATACATCGAATCGACTGGCACGACTGGGAAGACGCCCGCGGACCGGGCGCAGGCCGATAGTCGGCGACCCTTCGGAGGCGGTATGGAACGAGAGCTGAAGCTGCGGGTTTCCGTCGACGATCTCGACAAGTTGCGCCACGCACCGTTGCTCGCGCACGCGAATGGCGCCCGCGCGCGTCAACAGCTGACGAGCACGTACTTCGACACCGCCGCGCTGGCGTTTCACAAATGTGCGGCTTCCCTGCGCGTACGCGCGGTCGGCAACGAGCGGATCCAGACGTTGAAACTGGAAGGGTCGCCGCAGGCGGGCCTGTTCGACCGGGACGAATTCGAGATGCCCGTCGATGGCGACGCGCCCGATCTGACACTGCTGCGAGACAAGCTCCCTGACGACACCGACTGCGGTCGCCTCGTTCGCGACGAAGCCACCGCGCCCGATCTTCGCCCTGTATTCGTCACGCGAATCAAGCGGACCGTTTTACCGCTGCGTCTGCCGTCCGGAGACGAGGTCGAGGTCGCGCTCGACAAGGGGACGGTCGACGCGAACGCGAGTTCGCTTCCGATCGCCGCGGTCGAACTGGAGCTGAAACGGGGCCGCGCTGAAAACCTGTACGGCATCGCACTGGAATTGCTCGACGTCGTGCCATTGCGTATCGATCATGAAAGCAAGGCCGATCTCGGCTACGGACTCCTCGTCGCCGAGCATCAACCGGCCGTCAACGCGCAACCGGTGCAACTGACGCGGGATGACTCGATTGAAGACGCCTTCTGCCGGATCGTGCGCAACTGCCTGGACCAGATCCACGCGAACGAGCGCGGTGTCGAGTCCGGCCATGATCCGTCGAGCGTTCATCAGATGCGGGTGGGGCTTCGTCGGCTGCGCTCGGCGCTCGACCTGTTCGAGAAAGCGATTCCGGCGTTTCCCGGCCTCGATCACGAGCTGCGCTGGATCGCCGGCGAGCTCGGCGCCGCGCGTGACTGGGAAGTGCTTGCGGGAACGACGCTCGACCACGCCGGCACGAATGGCAACCAGGACGAGATCCGTCCCGTCCGCCACGCGTGCCAGCGTATTGCGATCACGAATCGTCAGCGCGCGGCTGCCGCGGTGCAGTCGGTTCGCTACACGCGGCTCGCGTTGCGGCTCGCGTCATGGTTGAACCGGAAGGGCTGGCGCGACGGGATGTCCGACGAACAGCGCGCTGCGCTCGTGCAGCCGGCGCGTCCGTTTGCCCGCGACGTGCTGCGTCGCCGGCACCGGAAACTAATCAAACGCGGCAAACGGCTCGCCGATCTCGACGATCACCGTCGTCACCGTGCACGCATCGCGGCCAAGAAAGTGCGGTACGCCACCGAATTTTTCGCGTCGCTGTGCAGCAAGCAAGCCGTCCGCGCGTATGTCGGCGCGCTGACCGGGCTTCAGGACGATCTGGGCTGGCGCAACGATGCCGTGGTCGCGGATCGGCTTCTGAAGGCACTCCCTCGTACATCGGCCGAAGCCGCGCCGGGCGCTGGCTTCGCTCGCGGCTTTCTCGCCGCGCGTGCCGCGTCCGATCATCAGACGCTGAAGAAGCTGTGGAGCCGCTTCAAACGGCTGTCGCCGCCACGCTGAGTCGTCGCGATGCCTGTCCGCGTGCACGATCGATTGCGTCGTGCGTTGGCGATGCGGTCGCCACGCGCGGGAACGCATCTACGATGCAGGCCGTGCTCGTGCGGCTGCGCGCCAGACGGCACGCACCGCAAAAACGCGCTAAGCGCGCACAAAACCCGCGATAATCCCGTGCTGAACCCGCGACTGCGGCGAGCCGGTCAGGCGCGCGCCGCGGACCGCTCGCTGCGGCGCGACGACCACCCGATTCGACCCACGCTCCGATGCCCGAGGATTTTCATTTCCTGTTGCTGCCCGGCTTTTCCGCGCTCGGCTTCATGTCAGCGGTCGAACCGTTGCGCGTCGCGAACCGGTTCCGCACCGAGCTGTACCGCTGGCATGTGATCAGTGCGGACGGCGCGCCCGTCGCCGCGAGCAACGGCATTCCGGTCGCGGCGGAAGCCGCATGCGCGGACGTCGAACGGGTCGAGACGGTGTTCGTCGTCGCGGGCTTCGATCCGCTCGTGTGCTACGACCGTCCGCTCGCCGACTGGCTGCGCCGCCAGAACCGGCATCGCGCGACGCTCGGCGGTATCGACACCGGCAGCTTCGTGCTCGCGGAAGCCGGGCTGTTCGACGCGTCGCAAACGCTCACGCTGCACTGGGAGGCGCTCGCCGCGTTCCGCGAACGCTACCCGGCCCTGAACGCAACGCAGGAGCTGTTCGAGATCGACGACCGCCGCATCACGTGCGCGGGCGGCACCGCGTCGATCGACATGATGCTGGACCTGATCGGCCGGCGGCACGGCGCCGATCTCGCGGCGGCGATTTCCGAGCAATTCGTCGTGAGCCGCATCCGGCAGCGGTCGGACAGCCAGCGGCTCGAGATCGCCGCGCGCTACGGCGTGCACAACCGCAAGCTGATTCAGGTCATCGGCACGATGCAGCGGCACATGGAGACGCCGCTCGGCTCCGACGCGCTCGCGCAGGAGGTATCGATCACGCGCCGCCAGCTCGAGCGGCTGTTCAGCGCGACGCTGAACGACACGCCGACGCACTTCTACCTGAACCTGCGGCTCGATCGCGCACGCGAGCTGCTGCAGCAGACCGACATGAGCATCACGTCGGTGTGCGTCGCGTGCGGCTTCGAATCGCCGTCGCATTTCTCGCGCACGTATCGTTCGCGTTTCGGCGTGAGCCCGCGCAGCGACCGACGCGCGACGCGCTGAACGACACCCGCTCGCCCGGCGCGGATGACGATGCATCGGGCATCGCGATGCCTGACCGAAGCGCTGCGCGTGCTGCTCGCGAACCGCTACAAGCCGAAGCGGACGATCGAGTTCGTCGGGTACGAAGCCGAGGAAGCCGGCCTGCTCGCGTCGCGCGTATGCGGCCGACCTCGGCGGCGACGGCGGCGCGACGGTCAAGCACTGAGCGGCCGCGGCCGGCTCGCGCCGCAGCGCACCGGACGGGCGCGGCTCCCGTTCCGGATAGAATCGTCGTTCGTTCAATCCCGCCTCACGGTGCCCCGCCATGACCGACCTTTCCCGCTCTACCGGCGATCTCTCACCCGAGCGCGTGACGACCGCGTTCGACCTGCCCGGCCACACGACCGTGCGCTTGCTCGGCGTCGCGCAAGGCATCATCGTACGGTCGCGTTCGATCGTCGGCTCGTTCGGCGCGTCGCTGCAGACCATCTTCGGCGGCAACATCACGCTGTATACGTCGCTGTGCGAGAAAGCACGCCAGCAGGCATTCGACAAGATGCTCGCCGATGCACGCAAGCTCGGCGCAAATGCGGTCGTCGCGATGCGTTACGACTCGACCGAGATCGGCGCGGGCGTCACGGAAGTCATCTGCTACGGCACGGCCGTGCAGGTTGCGCCGAACGGCGGCATCTGATCGGCAGGCGCGCCCTCGAGCGTATCGACGGGCCGTATCCCGCCGATGTGCCGTCGGGAATTCAATTGAAAAAGGCAGCTTGAAGCGATTCGCCCGAACAAGGCTGCGACTCGCGAATGCCCGGATTAACGACGGCGATTCAATGATCGCGATCGAGCGACGTCATGTTTCGCAACGTCGGGAACAGGCGCATCCACGTCAGCGCGACGGCGATCGTCGCCGCGCCGCCAACGACGATCGCGGCCGGCGCGCCCCACCACGCGGCCGTTACGCCCGATTCGAATTCGCCGAGCTGGTTCGACGTGCCGATGAACAGCGAGTTGACCGCGCTCACGCGGCCGAGCATGTCGTCGGGCGTGCGCAACTGCACGAACGACAGGCGCACGACGACACTCACCACGTCCGCCGCCCCGAACGCCGCCAGCGCGACAAGCGACAGCACGAAATTGCGCGACAGCCCGAATACGATCGTCGCGATCCCGAACGCGATCACGCCGCCGAACATCGCCCGGCCGGGCCTGCCCTTCAGCGGGAAGCGCGTGAGCCAGAGCGTGCCCGCGAGCGCACCGGCGGCTGGCGCGGCGCGCAGCGCGCCGAGGCCCCACGGCCCGACCTGCAGGATGTCGCGCGCATAGATGGGCAGCAGCGCGGTCGCGCCGCCGAACAACACGGCGAACAGGTCGAGCGACAGCGCACCGAGGATCGCCGGCTCGCGCCGGATGAACGCGATGCCGGAAAACACCGAACGCAGTGTGACCGGTTCGCGCGCGGGCGGCGCACTGCGCAGCGGAATCGTGCCGCTCAGCAGCGCAGCGATCGCGAACGCGACGACGCTTGTGCCGAATGCGACCGGCGCGCCGACGCCGTACAGCACGCCGCCGAATGCGGGGCCGAGAATCTGCGCGGCCTGGTTCGCGGACGTCGACAGCGCGGTCGCGCGCGGCAGGTCGCCGCGCGGCACGACAGCCGGCAGCAGCGACGACACCGACGGCGATTCGAACGCGCGCGCGGTGCCGACGATCGCCGCCAGCGCATACACGCCCGGTGCCGTGAGTCCGCCTTTCGCCGCGCCGAGCAGAAACACGCCGGCGGCCAGTGCCTCGACGCTCTGGCAAATCGTCGCGATGCGGCGACGGTCGTAACGGTCCGCCACCTGGCCGACGACGAGCGTCAGCACGAACATCGGCACGAACTGCGCGAGCCCGACGAGCCCGAGCGCGAACGCGCTGTGCGTGAGCGCATACACATACCAGCCGATTGCGACCGACAGGATCTGGAACGCGAGCGACGACATCACGCGCGTGCCCCAGAAGCGCTGGAACGGTGCGTGACGGAACAGGTTGACGGGTAACGGCGCCGGCGAGGCGGATTCGGGTAACGGGGCGGTCATCGGGAGAGACGTGATCGGACGAGGCCCGCGATCGGCGAGACGCGGATGCGGCCAAAGCGCGATGATAGCGTCAACCGCCGGAACGCTGCCGGATACCCGCTCGCGCGCGGCATCGCGCCGCGCAAAAAAAAAGCGCGAACCGCGGTTCGCGCCAAAGAGAGACCTCGCTGAAGACGTAGAACGATCCGGCCGCCGTGCTCAGAACGAATGCCGCATCCCGATCCGCACATCGGCCTGCGTTTGCGTCGTCGACGGCGTAAAGCTGTAGCCGATCACCGCATCGACACCCTGCGACGCGCGCAGGTAATCGCCGGAGATGTACACGTCGGTGCGCTTCGACAGCAGGTAGTGCAGGCCGGCCGTGCCCTGGTTCCAGTGATGCCCTTCGAAGCGCGTGTGTTGGTAGCCCGCGATGAAACTGAGCGCCGGCGTGAATTGATACAGGCCGCCGCCTTCGTACACCTGCATGTGCGACGACTGGCCGAAGCCCTTGATCGTCGTGTACGAGTAGTTCGCATCGAGCGTGAGCTTGCCGATCGTGTAACTCGTGCCGATGCCGAACGTGCCCTGGCTGTCGACATCCATCGCGGTGTTCGAGAACAGGTCGGTGCGCGCGCCCGTCGCCGAATCGACGGTCACGGTCTGCTGGCCGAGGAACGTGTGCGTGCCGATCATCGCGTAAGGATCGAACGCATAAATGCCGTTCGGGTTGTTCAGGCGCGTGTACGCGGCGCCAATCGAGAAGTCGCCCTTCGTGAAGCTCGCGCCCGCGCTCCACGCGCTGTTGCGGTGGAAGTTGCCGGCGACGTTGCCGAACGAGTACATCGCGCCGAACTTGAAGCCGTTCAGGTCGTTCGACAGGAATTTCACCGAGTTCGGCAGGCGGTCGCCGTTGAAGCGGTCGAAGTCGCCCTGGTGGATTGCGTAGCCGCTGCCCCATGCCGAGATGTTGTAGATCGACACGAGCTCGTTGGTAATGTCCAGCTGGTTGCCGAACGACAGCGTGCCCCAGTCGTTCTGCAGGCCGACATAAGCCTGACGCCCAAATTCCGCGCCGCCGAAGCCGAGCTGCCCGTTGCCGAGGTGGAAGCCGCTCTCGAGCGTAAACACCGCTTTCAGGCCGCCGCCAAGGTCCTCCGTGCCCTTCAGGCCGAAGCGGTTGCCGTACGCGATGCCGTCGTCGAACTTGACCACGTGCGAGCCGCCGGTATTGTTCACGTACGTGATGCCCGCGTCGATGATCCCGTACAGCGTCACGCTGCTCTGCGCATGACCGATGGCGGGAATACAGGCCGCGCAAGCGAGCGCGGCAGCTACGGCAACTTTCTTTTGCTTCATTGTCGACTACCCCCTGAACCGTTCGATGGAAAGAACCGTGGCTCGGCGCGCGACGCAATACGCCGGCTGATTCGAATTCGGTACATCCGCTGGCTCCGGCATTTCGTTTTCCGCAATAACGCAGCCATTGGCGAAAAATACAAACCCATATTTCAGGTCACCCGTCTGAAGGCGACACCAAATGGTCTTGATGCGACGGGTCGGGAAAACACGGAGACGGGCGGCGCGGCAAAAACTGGCCGCCCGGACGGGGATCAACGGGCGTCGAGGGCCGCGCGCACGGCGGGCAGCGCCGGTGTGCCGGACGCCGTCGTCACGCCGTCGAGCCAGCCCGCGACGAGCGCCGGGTCGGCCTTCAGCACGCGCTGCGCGGCGACCGCGGGCGACGTCTTGTTGTCGAGCATGTCGGCGATCATCCGGTTCTCGACGTCGACGGAGAAGGTCATCTGCCGGAACAGGCGTGCGAGGTTCGCGCACTGCCCGGCAAAGCCCGCGCGCGCGACCGTGTTGACCGTCGCGCCGCCGTAGTTCGGCCCGAAATACGCGTCGCCGCCCGACAGATACGTCAGATGGAACTTGGTGTTCATCAGATGCGGCTCCCACGCAAGAAACACGATCCAGCGCTTGTCGCGCACCGCGCGTTCGACCTGCGTGAGCATCCCCGTTTCGCTCGATTCGACGAGCGACCAGTTCGCGGCGCCAAGCGCATGATCGGACAGCATCCGCTTGATGTTCTGGTTCGCCGGCGCGCCGGGCTCGATCCCGTAGATCTTGTCGCCGAAACGGTCCGCGTAGCGCGCGAGATCGGCGAACGTGTGCACGCCGGCCGCCGCGACGTAGTCGGGCACCGCGAGCGTAAACTTCGCGCCGCTGAGGTTCGCGTGCAGCACGTCGATCGACTTCTCGTCGACGAACGGCTTCACGAGCGGCGCCTGCGCGGGCATCCAGTTGCCGAGGAACACGTCGACCTGCCCTTTCTTCAAGCCCTGGTATGTGATCGGCACCGACAGGTTCGCGACGTCCTGCCGGTAGCCGAGCGCCTTCAGCACGACGCCTGCCATCGCGTTCGTCGCGTCGATGTCGGTCCAGCCGGGCGCCGCCATCTTCACGTCGCGACATGTCTGCGGATCGGCGGCGCGTGCGGGCTGCTGCATCGCCAACACACACGCGGCCACGGCCAGCGCCGTGCCGAAACTGCGGTTTGCTGCATGGATTTGCCGTTTCATGGTCTGCTTCCTCCGTCGTTCGTCAATGTCCGCGATGCGGATCGTTCAGCGCCCGACGCGCGGAAAGCGCGCCATCGCTTCGAGCGTATCGAGTTCGATGTGATTGCGCATGTAGCGCTGGCTCGCATCGGTGAACGGCTGCCAGTCCCACGCGTGGATGCGGCCCTGCGTCGTCGCCGCGTAGTGGAAGCGGCGACGACGCTGGCTCGCGCGCACCCGTGCGTCGAGCTCCGGCAGGTTCCAGCGTTGCACGGCTTCCGCGCGAAATGCAGCCAGCACGTCGGCGGCTTCCGGCAAGCCGGCCAGGTTCGTACGCTCGCGCGGATCGTCGGCGAGGTTGTAGAGCTGATCGGGATCCGCCGGACAATGCACGAACTTCCAGTCGCCGCGGCGAATCATCACGATCGGTGCGATCGCCCCTTCCGCGAGATATTCGCCGAGCGCGACGTGGTGCGCGGGCGTGCCGTGCAGATGCGGAACGAGGCTCGCGCCGTCGACCGGGTCCGGCCAGCCGCCGGCCGGCGCCACGCCTGCGAGGTCGGCGAGCGTCGGCAGCAGGTCGACGTGCGACACCGGCGCGCGCACGCGTGCGGCGTCGAAGCGGCCCGGCGCGTGCACGATCAGCGGCACGCGGCAGCCGCCTTCGAAGAACGTCATCTTGTACCAGAGCCCGCGCTCGCCGAGCATGTCGCCATGGTCGGACGTGACGATCACGATCGTGTCGTCGGCGAATCCGCATTGCTCGAGCGCGGCCAGCACGCTGCCGAACTGCGCGTCGACGTAGGACGTCGCGCCATAGTATGCGCGGCGCGCGGCGCGAATCTGCGCGTCCGTAGGCGGCGTGCGGTCGTTCTCGCAGACGAAGCGCAGCCGCTGCGAATGCGGGTCGCTGTCCGCAGCCGCGAGCCGCACGGCCGGCATGTCGATCTCGTCGTCCCTGTACAGATCCCAGTACTCGCGCGTAATCGCGTACGGATCGTGCGGATGCGTGAGCGACACGACCATGCAGAACGGCCGTTCGTCGTGCCCCGCCGCACGCTCGCGCGCGACGTCGTACAGCTTCTGCTTCGCCGCGAACGTCACTTCATCGTCGAAGTCGAGCTGATTCGTGCGCACGCACGGGCCGGCCTCGAGCACCGAGCTCATGTTGTGATACCAGCTTGGCCGCTCGGCCGGATGGTCCCAGTCGGGCACCCAGCCGAAGTCGGCCGGATAGATGTCGGTCGTGAGCCGCTCCTCGAAGCCGTGCAGTTGGTCCGGGCCGCAGAAGTGCATCTTGCCGGACAGCATCGTCCGATAGCCGCCGGCGCGCAGGTAGTGTGCGAAGGTCAGCGTTTGCGCGGGCAATTCGGCGGCGTTATCGTAGGCGCCGATACCCGACGGCAGCTTGCCGGTCAGCAGCGAGAAACGCGACGGCGCGCACAGCGGGCTCGCGCAGTAGGCGGCGTCGAACACCACGCCTTGCGTCGCGAGGCGGTCGAGCGTCGGCGTGCGCGCGACGCGGTTGCCGTATGCCGGCAGCGCGAACGGCGTCAGCTGGTCGGCCATCAGGATCAGAATGTTGGGAGTCGGGTTCGTCATCGCGGTCGTGGAGAAATCGGTGTTCGAACGGAGCGGCGCGGCGCTTCGGCGGCGCCGCAACCGGCATGACGGACGCGGCGTGCAGAAAGTGCCGCGCGCACGTTCCGCGACTGGCAGAATCGCGGAAAGGCGGCACCACCATCGTGCCGTCCGATGCACTATCGCCCGCCCGAATTCGTGCGGGAAGGCGTCCGGCCCTTATGGGGCCATTAGAGAGACTTATGTCGAAACCCGAAGCGTTACCGTCGATGCAGGCGCTGCGCGCGTTCGAATCGGCTGCGCGCCTGCAGAGCTTCACCGCCGCCGCCCGCGAGCTCGGCTCCACGCAGCCGGCCGTGAGCCAGCAGGTGTTCCAGCTCGAGGTGGAGCTCGGCGTGCCGCTGTTCGAGCGCAGCCCGCGCGGTGTCACGCTGACGAGCGACGGCCAATGCCTGTACGAAGCGGTGCGGGTGAGCCTCGACACGCTGCGCGGCGCCACCGCGACGCTGCGCGCGCGCCGCGAGCAGGGCACGCTGACGATCGTCACGGATTTCGGCTTCGCGACCTACTGGCTGATGCCGCGCCTCGCGGGCCTGAAGCGCGTGATGCCGGATGTGGACGTGCGGGTCGTCACATCGCAGGATTACGACGCGCAGCGCGACCACGCGGACATCGCGATCCTGTTCGGCGACGGTCACTGGCCGTCATGCACGGCAGCACGCCTCTTTCCCGAATCGGTCACGCCCGTGTGCTCCCCTACGTTCCGCGACGCGCATCCGCACGTCGCACGGCCCGACGATCTGCACGCGCTGCCGCTGCTGCACGTGCAGCCGACGCGCCCCGAGCGCTGGCTGTCGTGGGCGGCCTGGTTCGACGCGCACGGCCTCGACGCGGCGGCCGCCGCGCGCGGTGTGACGTTCAACAGCTATGCGCTGGTGATCCATGCGGCGCTGCTCGGCGAGGGTGTCGCGCTCGGCTGGTCGCCGCTCGTCGACGAGCTCGTCGCATCCGGGCAGCTCCTGAAGCTCGTCGATGCACCCGTCGTCACGTCGCGCGGCTACTTTCTCGTGCGGCCGCCGCAGCGGCCCGAGCCGGACGCGACGCACGTGTTCCGGCGCTGGTTGCTCGACGCGTGCGCGTCGGTGTAACGCGCCGTTCCGCCGCAAGCGCGAACGCGCGCGCCATCGCGGCGCGACCGGCGCGCTGACGCGCCGCGCGAGCCCCATCGCGCTGGCGCGCCGATACCAGCCACACGGCGCGTTGGTTCTATCCGCGCCCATATCGTCCTGATTTACTTGAGGCTCCCGCGGCCCGTGCCGTGCGGCGCCATGGTGCGCCGCCGCATCGGTCCGCGCCCCATGACATCCGAGGAATCTCATGACCGCCGACTCACGCCCCGATCAATTCGTCCTGACGCTGTCGTGCCCGAGCGCGGCCGGCCAGGTCGCCGCCGTCGTCGGCTTTCTCGAGCGCCATCGCTGCTACGTCGATGCGCTGAATGTGTTCGACGACGATCTCAGCAACCATTTCTTCGTGCGCTGCGTGTTTC includes the following:
- a CDS encoding CYTH and CHAD domain-containing protein; the encoded protein is MERELKLRVSVDDLDKLRHAPLLAHANGARARQQLTSTYFDTAALAFHKCAASLRVRAVGNERIQTLKLEGSPQAGLFDRDEFEMPVDGDAPDLTLLRDKLPDDTDCGRLVRDEATAPDLRPVFVTRIKRTVLPLRLPSGDEVEVALDKGTVDANASSLPIAAVELELKRGRAENLYGIALELLDVVPLRIDHESKADLGYGLLVAEHQPAVNAQPVQLTRDDSIEDAFCRIVRNCLDQIHANERGVESGHDPSSVHQMRVGLRRLRSALDLFEKAIPAFPGLDHELRWIAGELGAARDWEVLAGTTLDHAGTNGNQDEIRPVRHACQRIAITNRQRAAAAVQSVRYTRLALRLASWLNRKGWRDGMSDEQRAALVQPARPFARDVLRRRHRKLIKRGKRLADLDDHRRHRARIAAKKVRYATEFFASLCSKQAVRAYVGALTGLQDDLGWRNDAVVADRLLKALPRTSAEAAPGAGFARGFLAARAASDHQTLKKLWSRFKRLSPPR
- the choX gene encoding choline ABC transporter substrate-binding protein, whose product is MKRQIHAANRSFGTALAVAACVLAMQQPARAADPQTCRDVKMAAPGWTDIDATNAMAGVVLKALGYRQDVANLSVPITYQGLKKGQVDVFLGNWMPAQAPLVKPFVDEKSIDVLHANLSGAKFTLAVPDYVAAAGVHTFADLARYADRFGDKIYGIEPGAPANQNIKRMLSDHALGAANWSLVESSETGMLTQVERAVRDKRWIVFLAWEPHLMNTKFHLTYLSGGDAYFGPNYGGATVNTVARAGFAGQCANLARLFRQMTFSVDVENRMIADMLDNKTSPAVAAQRVLKADPALVAGWLDGVTTASGTPALPAVRAALDAR
- a CDS encoding porin, coding for MKQKKVAVAAALACAACIPAIGHAQSSVTLYGIIDAGITYVNNTGGSHVVKFDDGIAYGNRFGLKGTEDLGGGLKAVFTLESGFHLGNGQLGFGGAEFGRQAYVGLQNDWGTLSFGNQLDITNELVSIYNISAWGSGYAIHQGDFDRFNGDRLPNSVKFLSNDLNGFKFGAMYSFGNVAGNFHRNSAWSAGASFTKGDFSIGAAYTRLNNPNGIYAFDPYAMIGTHTFLGQQTVTVDSATGARTDLFSNTAMDVDSQGTFGIGTSYTIGKLTLDANYSYTTIKGFGQSSHMQVYEGGGLYQFTPALSFIAGYQHTRFEGHHWNQGTAGLHYLLSKRTDVYISGDYLRASQGVDAVIGYSFTPSTTQTQADVRIGMRHSF
- a CDS encoding YbjQ family protein, which gives rise to MTDLSRSTGDLSPERVTTAFDLPGHTTVRLLGVAQGIIVRSRSIVGSFGASLQTIFGGNITLYTSLCEKARQQAFDKMLADARKLGANAVVAMRYDSTEIGAGVTEVICYGTAVQVAPNGGI
- a CDS encoding MFS transporter translates to MTAPLPESASPAPLPVNLFRHAPFQRFWGTRVMSSLAFQILSVAIGWYVYALTHSAFALGLVGLAQFVPMFVLTLVVGQVADRYDRRRIATICQSVEALAAGVFLLGAAKGGLTAPGVYALAAIVGTARAFESPSVSSLLPAVVPRGDLPRATALSTSANQAAQILGPAFGGVLYGVGAPVAFGTSVVAFAIAALLSGTIPLRSAPPAREPVTLRSVFSGIAFIRREPAILGALSLDLFAVLFGGATALLPIYARDILQVGPWGLGALRAAPAAGALAGTLWLTRFPLKGRPGRAMFGGVIAFGIATIVFGLSRNFVLSLVALAAFGAADVVSVVVRLSFVQLRTPDDMLGRVSAVNSLFIGTSNQLGEFESGVTAAWWGAPAAIVVGGAATIAVALTWMRLFPTLRNMTSLDRDH
- a CDS encoding GlxA family transcriptional regulator, whose product is MPEDFHFLLLPGFSALGFMSAVEPLRVANRFRTELYRWHVISADGAPVAASNGIPVAAEAACADVERVETVFVVAGFDPLVCYDRPLADWLRRQNRHRATLGGIDTGSFVLAEAGLFDASQTLTLHWEALAAFRERYPALNATQELFEIDDRRITCAGGTASIDMMLDLIGRRHGADLAAAISEQFVVSRIRQRSDSQRLEIAARYGVHNRKLIQVIGTMQRHMETPLGSDALAQEVSITRRQLERLFSATLNDTPTHFYLNLRLDRARELLQQTDMSITSVCVACGFESPSHFSRTYRSRFGVSPRSDRRATR
- a CDS encoding SulP family inorganic anion transporter; translated protein: MNIKSRARPHTARPTRQPDAGPLRWINGLAAVRTYRLAWLPHDLLAGVTLSAVLVPAGMAYANAAGLPAASGLYASFAAMLAYALFGPSRILVLGPDSALVALIAASITPLARGDAAHALALAGALAVLTGSICIAVGALRLGFVTELLSLPIRYGFLNGIMLTISIGQLPKLLGYKGGGESFIEQVRAVVDGIAASNVNATSFALGGASLVLILACKRLCPRVPGVLLAVAGATAAVMWFDLATRAGVATVGAVPQGLPVPRIPDVSVDDWLHLAGSAAAIALVSFTDISVLSRAYELRNDASVDRNHECVALGLANLAAGLVQGFAVSASGSRTPVAEAAGAKTQATGVVAAAVVAALLLFAPRALAHTPQSVLAAVVIAACVNMIEVRGVVRLYRLRKSEFVQALACFVGVATVGVVNGIALALLLTVLSFLWRAWRPYAAVLGRVDGRKGYHDVSRHPDARRVPGLVLLRWDAPLFFANGEIFRERVLRAVDASPEPARWIVIAAEPVTDIDLTAADVLERLHRELAARQVKLVFAELKGPVKDSLKRYGMYSMFGDDNFFPTIGEAVGRYVEIHRIDWHDWEDARGPGAGR
- the betC gene encoding choline-sulfatase, producing the protein MTNPTPNILILMADQLTPFALPAYGNRVARTPTLDRLATQGVVFDAAYCASPLCAPSRFSLLTGKLPSGIGAYDNAAELPAQTLTFAHYLRAGGYRTMLSGKMHFCGPDQLHGFEERLTTDIYPADFGWVPDWDHPAERPSWYHNMSSVLEAGPCVRTNQLDFDDEVTFAAKQKLYDVARERAAGHDERPFCMVVSLTHPHDPYAITREYWDLYRDDEIDMPAVRLAAADSDPHSQRLRFVCENDRTPPTDAQIRAARRAYYGATSYVDAQFGSVLAALEQCGFADDTIVIVTSDHGDMLGERGLWYKMTFFEGGCRVPLIVHAPGRFDAARVRAPVSHVDLLPTLADLAGVAPAGGWPDPVDGASLVPHLHGTPAHHVALGEYLAEGAIAPIVMIRRGDWKFVHCPADPDQLYNLADDPRERTNLAGLPEAADVLAAFRAEAVQRWNLPELDARVRASQRRRRFHYAATTQGRIHAWDWQPFTDASQRYMRNHIELDTLEAMARFPRVGR